The genomic segment GCGACCGCCGTGCTCTCCTTGCGCTGCTGCTTGTACTTGGACTCCTCGTCGGCGAGGGCGACTGCCCTGTCGTACATCTTCGTCAGTCTCTCGCAGAGTGTGTGGTGTAACCTCAGGAAGAGGTACCAGTTGTTGCTGCCCATGAAGAGCGTGTAGGCCTCCTCGGGGTCGTTCGAGAGAGCGTGCATGGGCGTCTTAATGTCGGAATCGTTCTTCGCGGAAGTGGAAGACGTGTTTGGCGATACGGGTGCTTTGCTTCGGTTGGCCTGCAGGCCACCCAGCGACGAAGCGGCCGTCGACTGAGAATTGTTGCACGCCGCCGCGTTCATGTCTTCTTTCTCATCTGCGGCAGGAAAGTTGTTAAAACAATTCAAAGTTATAAAAGTCGAGCGAAGCTTACCGTCATCGTCCCTCTCGTCGTCGCTGAGCTCCTGCCGCGGATGGAAGAAGAGATCGGGAATGAAGTGCTTTAGCAGGAGCTTTATTCGCTGCTTATCCTCCTTGTGAATGGCGGTCTGCCGTTTCACGTGGTGGATCAGGAGATTAGCGGCATCGTCCAATACCGACTTGTCTTTGTACGCTAGAACGAGGTGCGGACCGCTGTTTCCCTGACCGTCGTTACCGTCATCGCCCTGCTCGTGTCTCTGCGTGAAATAGAATGAAACGCGTTAGGCAACGCGgaaaacgaagagaaaaggaagcaAAAGGGAAGGCACGAACCTCGTCGTACAAAGTTTCGATCTCGTTGAATAAGCTCTTCGATCTCAGTGCTTTCACGTCGTTCTGCTTGAAGTTGATCCCCTGGTGATCCAGCGacttcaaataatatttctcgttTTGCTCCCTCCAGACCTTGTTGAAGCCCTTTTGCGCCTCTCGCCACTCCTCTTCCTTGGACTTTAACCGCCGAAGTACGATGGGCACGGCCACCACCGGGTTTTTCTTCAGACCTTCTATAATGTCGACGGCCTTGTCGCCGTATATCCTCTTCAACGCCCGTTGGTGGATCGTGAAGGAGGAGCCGCCTAGGCCGTCGTCGAGCTTGAACTTCTGCAGTTCCTCCTGGCTCATCCTGTTGATCTTCTTGTGGATGCCCTCGAGCACGCGGATCGTCGACGCGTTAGTCTCTATAACGACGTCCAGCTCGAAGCGCTCGTCCTCGCATCGATATATGGCCTCCTCGTATTGagttttcctgaaaatgcaaaCGGGCGCGTTTTGTAAGCGAGCGAATGGCAGTTTATCGGTATCGCGAAGCAATGAACAACGATCGATTACCTCGACGTCACGAACGTGCTGTCCTCGGACCAAGTCGGAAATGAAACCCACGTGTCGTTGAGGACTTCCTTGCACAACTGCGTCCTGCCGCTGCACTTTGGCTGAATGTACGACTTCGGTAACGCGCAGTACGACGCGCCCAGCCGCTTGCACGCCGTATAATCGATCTCCATCGCCAGGTCGCCCTGCGGTCGCTCCTGATGGCTCCGCACAACGTTGTTCGGGAACGCCTCCACTCCTACCGCGTTACCCGCGTTTGTCGCCACGGTGGCGGTCGAATCCGGCGAGTAACCGAGGAAATCCTTGAACCACCGCAGCAACTCGGGAAAGCGGCCGAGGAACGGTGTCACCAGCTGGACGAGCTCCGATTTCGAGACTATTTCCTGATTGAAGAGCACGAGGCATCGCAGGAAGTTTTCGTACACCTCCTGCGATCTCAGTCCCTTTCGGACCTGGATAGAAAAtcgttaaacatttatttaagcCTGATTTTCACCCGaaaaaatggattttaatCTTACCTTGTCGAAGAAAGCGTAATCGTTCAGGGTGCCGTACTTCCCAGCCTCCGCGATGGTGACATCGCGTATCGAAGCGACACTTTTGTGTTTCTTCAGAGGCGGCGGACCGTGTTGTATGTGATGAGAATTGCCGGCTGTCGCGGAGGTCGAAAACGACGGACTCCTCTTCAACTGTCCCGCGCTGTGCCCGAACTTCTGGCCGCTGTTGACGTCCCGTATACTCGATCTGTCTCGTTCCCGTTCTCGCTCCCGGTGATCCCGATTATCGCGCTCCAATGCAGTCGTGCCGCTCGACTCCCGCACGTCTCTCGAAATGGTTCCGGAATTGTTGTACGGTGTTTTGCCAATACCAATCGGCTTCTTCACAATCGCCGTATGATCGTTCACCGACGTCGTCTTGTTAGTCTGAAACATGGCAGACTAATACGAATCAGAACAGGTTACTTCACGTAGTGGAAATTGATAACTCGTTCTCTTTGATAGATTTTTTATGCAttcgaattaaatttttttattttgcttttgCATTTACTTTCCCTCACACAGCATGGACTTGGGAGACTTTTAACAAAACCTTGAacaatgcaaaatttatttcaatcaatTTCGTTAGGTGACTCACCAACGAGCCCTGCTGATTGGTAGCGTCTGGCAAGAACTGTCCAAACTCAGCGAGCAGATCCTCTTGATTCTCAAACAATTTAGCGACCTGACTGTACACTTCTGCTTCCGTCAGGTGTTTCGTTCCACCCGTAGCACCAGTACTCGTGCCACTCATGTGGCCAGATTCCTTCAAGTTTCGCTGTTCTTTTTGGTACGTGTGTAGTATCTCCAAGAAACGCTTGTACTTATCCGGTTGACCTTGGAACCgattctaaaaataataacgtcGTGTTATGTTACCCTCTCCGTTTCCACATATTTTCCTATACACCCCGCCAAACAACCTTTACCTTTATTTTGTTAACGTAGTTTATCGCATGATTGAATTCGACCGGTTGACTTTGCTGCGTCTGACCACCAGTCGAGACGCCGTCAGCCTGACTCAGGGCCTGACTTACAGCCTGCGCTTGTGCAGTGCTAACGTGTGAATTATTGTACACCGGCATCGGCGGCGGCGAAGGCGCGTGAACAGTTAAGCTGTTGGTCGTAATACTGTTTGCTAAAGTGTGGTGTATGTTGCCCGAGCTGAAAGCAGAGAAGAGACGCGTCGATCTCGGTTAGTTAATACCTCGTGCTTCCTTTTCGATGATATTtcctgatgtattttgcacgaACGCGACACTCACCCTTGCATTATTTGTAGGACCGGTGGCGCTTTCGCCGGTTGCGTCGGTGGACTGGCGACCGGCGGTGAGCCGACGTTCACCGTGCAATGATGCTGCGACAACGTCGCGGTATGCGTCGCGGTAGGGCTGGGCATACTCACTGATACTTGGAAGGCGTATCCCTGTTCGTTTGCCTGTACCTCTATCTTATAGCCTGGTGGCAAAAACGTGTTGAAACCGACAATAAGCTCGGGATGTCCTTTGAAAAGGTGACTCACTCGGGTTATAACGCCCGGCGTGTCTATGCTCTGGGACTTGAATTCTTTCATGATATCCAGAAAATCATTGTACACCTGCGAATACAAGTACCaatataaataacagaaagttcatatacagggtgtcccgggttttaaccgacaaactgcgggagcatattctgctagtggaaataagaaaaaattcttatatcgagtttgcttagaaacgctttattacaaagttataaaccaatattgaaaagaaatatgagacaagtaacaacggattttttcacgaaaagaaaaattatctacgcaatgatttagtgacgcatttctaaatgttgtccttgcacatcgatacaagctagacatcgacgtagtacagaatttgttacggtacgacattcctgaaaattttgttgcgtctcagtaactgaattagtaattcgttgctttaaatcttcaagcgagatcaCTTCTGTaccgtaaactttattttttaaagttccccataa from the Ooceraea biroi isolate clonal line C1 chromosome 13, Obir_v5.4, whole genome shotgun sequence genome contains:
- the LOC105285404 gene encoding paired amphipathic helix protein Sin3b isoform X6 — translated: MKRVRGLDEVASPPAKHSTVSAGSGLGGGGGSLEYHTSSGIGVVVPGQAVRSITSKEMPSSIQFGTAQAQQQYTGAIVVPTAAPSPIKTSGSAGALSTSCSGGNLHGGISGSTHTMASQQPATGSQNQVHAQQQSTIRHKVHSGNVTPLATTPPGPNLTGGSGSQQFQRLKVEDALSYLDQVKYKFSDQPQVYNDFLDIMKEFKSQSIDTPGVITRVSHLFKGHPELIVGFNTFLPPGYKIEVQANEQGYAFQVSVSMPSPTATHTATLSQHHCTVNVGSPPVASPPTQPAKAPPVLQIMQGSGNIHHTLANSITTNSLTVHAPSPPPMPVYNNSHVSTAQAQAVSQALSQADGVSTGGQTQQSQPVEFNHAINYVNKIKNRFQGQPDKYKRFLEILHTYQKEQRNLKESGHMSGTSTGATGGTKHLTEAEVYSQVAKLFENQEDLLAEFGQFLPDATNQQGSLTNKTTSVNDHTAIVKKPIGIGKTPYNNSGTISRDVRESSGTTALERDNRDHRERERERDRSSIRDVNSGQKFGHSAGQLKRSPSFSTSATAGNSHHIQHGPPPLKKHKSVASIRDVTIAEAGKYGTLNDYAFFDKVRKGLRSQEVYENFLRCLVLFNQEIVSKSELVQLVTPFLGRFPELLRWFKDFLGYSPDSTATVATNAGNAVGVEAFPNNVVRSHQERPQGDLAMEIDYTACKRLGASYCALPKSYIQPKCSGRTQLCKEVLNDTWVSFPTWSEDSTFVTSRKTQYEEAIYRCEDERFELDVVIETNASTIRVLEGIHKKINRMSQEELQKFKLDDGLGGSSFTIHQRALKRIYGDKAVDIIEGLKKNPVVAVPIVLRRLKSKEEEWREAQKGFNKVWREQNEKYYLKSLDHQGINFKQNDVKALRSKSLFNEIETLYDERHEQGDDGNDGQGNSGPHLVLAYKDKSVLDDAANLLIHHVKRQTAIHKEDKQRIKLLLKHFIPDLFFHPRQELSDDERDDDDEKEDMNAAACNNSQSTAASSLGGLQANRSKAPVSPNTSSTSAKNDSDIKTPMHALSNDPEEAYTLFMGSNNWYLFLRLHHTLCERLTKMYDRAVALADEESKYKQQRKESTAVALRLKPKSEIEIEDYYPAFLDMVKNVLDGNMESTAYEDTLREMFGIHAYIGFTLDKVVTYAVRQLQHLVSDPICQQCMELLQREQRQPKENSGAGGLCATAYMRLGAELSYQRKAEKAMADENCFKIYIYKKDCKMTMELLDTEGDETMDSSCREREREGVAVTEKWSTYVERFSAPAGQTSPKDTPTLTENEPTTNHPVSSDQAARGGRGRKRKNTDISKKIDGSEWSTLGRISTGRKPMFMRRNIESYHKHAMHLMKEKRQAFINHTGKEPSDVPIINADPSQCRFDINNYTMIFVAQQDRLFYKYYSINRAKQSHPAVTKRIDSKFHHWHESWVSKNVTDVQHRLCQDWLLGRYENLIPHRTRVIADNDQTRSPYRQYNRYRVEHLETEP
- the LOC105285404 gene encoding paired amphipathic helix protein Sin3b isoform X7 gives rise to the protein MKRVRGLDEVASPPAKHSTVSAGSGLGGGGGSLEYHTSSGIGVVVPGQAVRSITSKEMPSSIQFGTAQAQQQYTGAIVVPTAAPSPIKQTSGSAGALSTSCSGGNLHGGISGSTHTMASQQPATGSQNQVHAQQQSTIRHKEQLCLQVHSGNVTPLATTPPGPNLTGGSGSQQFQRLKVEDALSYLDQVKYKFSDQPQVYNDFLDIMKEFKSQSIDTPGVITRVSHLFKGHPELIVGFNTFLPPGYKIEVQANEQGYAFQVSVSMPSPTATHTATLSQHHCTVNVGSPPVASPPTQPAKAPPVLQIMQGSGNIHHTLANSITTNSLTVHAPSPPPMPVYNNSHVSTAQAQAVSQALSQADGVSTGGQTQQSQPVEFNHAINYVNKIKNRFQGQPDKYKRFLEILHTYQKEQRNLKESGHMSGTSTGATGGTKHLTEAEVYSQVAKLFENQEDLLAEFGQFLPDATNQQGSLSAMFQTNKTTSVNDHTAIVKKPIGIGKTPYNNSGTISRDVRESSGTTALERDNRDHRERERERDRSSIRDVNSGQKFGHSAGQLKRSPSFSTSATAGNSHHIQHGPPPLKKHKSVASIRDVTIAEAGKYGTLNDYAFFDKVRKGLRSQEVYENFLRCLVLFNQEIVSKSELVQLVTPFLGRFPELLRWFKDFLGYSPDSTATVATNAGNAVGVEAFPNNVVRSHQERPQGDLAMEIDYTACKRLGASYCALPKSYIQPKCSGRTQLCKEVLNDTWVSFPTWSEDSTFVTSRKTQYEEAIYRCEDERFELDVVIETNASTIRVLEGIHKKINRMSQEELQKFKLDDGLGGSSFTIHQRALKRIYGDKAVDIIEGLKKNPVVAVPIVLRRLKSKEEEWREAQKGFNKVWREQNEKYYLKSLDHQGINFKQNDVKALRSKSLFNEIETLYDERHEQGDDGNDGQGNSGPHLVLAYKDKSVLDDAANLLIHHVKRQTAIHKEDKQRIKLLLKHFIPDLFFHPRQELSDDERDDDDEKEDMNAAACNNSQSTAASSLGGLQANRSKAPVSPNTSSTSAKNDSDIKTPMHALSNDPEEAYTLFMGSNNWYLFLRLHHTLCERLTKMYDRAVALADEESKYKQQRKESTAVALRLKPKSEIEIEDYYPAFLDMVKNVLDGNMESTAYEDTLREMFGIHAYIGFTLDKVVTYAVRQLQHLVSDPICQQCMELLQREQRQPKENSGAGGLCATAYMRLGAELSYQRKAEKAMADENCFKIYIYKKDCKMTMELLDTEGDETMDSSCREREREGVAVTEKWSTYVERFSAPAGQTSPKDTPTLTENEPTTNHPIDGSEWSTLGRISTGRKPMFMRRNIESYHKHAMHLMKEKRQAFINHTGKEPSDVPIINADPSQCRFDINNYTMIFVAQQDRLFYKYYSINRAKQSHPAVTKRIDSKFHHWHESWVSKNVTDVQHRLCQDWLLGRYENLIPHRTRVIADNDQTRSPYRQYNRYRVEHLETEP
- the LOC105285404 gene encoding paired amphipathic helix protein Sin3b isoform X4; translated protein: MKRVRGLDEVASPPAKHSTVSAGSGLGGGGGSLEYHTSSGIGVVVPGQAVRSITSKEMPSSIQFGTAQAQQQYTGAIVVPTAAPSPIKQTSGSAGALSTSCSGGNLHGGISGSTHTMASQQPATGSQNQVHAQQQSTIRHKVHSGNVTPLATTPPGPNLTGGSGSQQFQRLKVEDALSYLDQVKYKFSDQPQVYNDFLDIMKEFKSQSIDTPGVITRVSHLFKGHPELIVGFNTFLPPGYKIEVQANEQGYAFQVSVSMPSPTATHTATLSQHHCTVNVGSPPVASPPTQPAKAPPVLQIMQGSGNIHHTLANSITTNSLTVHAPSPPPMPVYNNSHVSTAQAQAVSQALSQADGVSTGGQTQQSQPVEFNHAINYVNKIKNRFQGQPDKYKRFLEILHTYQKEQRNLKESGHMSGTSTGATGGTKHLTEAEVYSQVAKLFENQEDLLAEFGQFLPDATNQQGSLSAMFQTNKTTSVNDHTAIVKKPIGIGKTPYNNSGTISRDVRESSGTTALERDNRDHRERERERDRSSIRDVNSGQKFGHSAGQLKRSPSFSTSATAGNSHHIQHGPPPLKKHKSVASIRDVTIAEAGKYGTLNDYAFFDKVRKGLRSQEVYENFLRCLVLFNQEIVSKSELVQLVTPFLGRFPELLRWFKDFLGYSPDSTATVATNAGNAVGVEAFPNNVVRSHQERPQGDLAMEIDYTACKRLGASYCALPKSYIQPKCSGRTQLCKEVLNDTWVSFPTWSEDSTFVTSRKTQYEEAIYRCEDERFELDVVIETNASTIRVLEGIHKKINRMSQEELQKFKLDDGLGGSSFTIHQRALKRIYGDKAVDIIEGLKKNPVVAVPIVLRRLKSKEEEWREAQKGFNKVWREQNEKYYLKSLDHQGINFKQNDVKALRSKSLFNEIETLYDERHEQGDDGNDGQGNSGPHLVLAYKDKSVLDDAANLLIHHVKRQTAIHKEDKQRIKLLLKHFIPDLFFHPRQELSDDERDDDDEKEDMNAAACNNSQSTAASSLGGLQANRSKAPVSPNTSSTSAKNDSDIKTPMHALSNDPEEAYTLFMGSNNWYLFLRLHHTLCERLTKMYDRAVALADEESKYKQQRKESTAVALRLKPKSEIEIEDYYPAFLDMVKNVLDGNMESTAYEDTLREMFGIHAYIGFTLDKVVTYAVRQLQHLVSDPICQQCMELLQREQRQPKENSGAGGLCATAYMRLGAELSYQRKAEKAMADENCFKIYIYKKDCKMTMELLDTEGDETMDSSCREREREGVAVTEKWSTYVERFSAPAGQTSPKDTPTLTENEPTTNHPVSSDQAARGGRGRKRKNTDISKKIDGSEWSTLGRISTGRKPMFMRRNIESYHKHAMHLMKEKRQAFINHTGKEPSDVPIINADPSQCRFDINNYTMIFVAQQDRLFYKYYSINRAKQSHPAVTKRIDSKFHHWHESWVSKNVTDVQHRLCQDWLLGRYENLIPHRTRVIADNDQTRSPYRQYNRYRVEHLETEP
- the LOC105285404 gene encoding paired amphipathic helix protein Sin3b isoform X5; its protein translation is MKRVRGLDEVASPPAKHSTVSAGSGLGGGGGSLEYHTSSGIGVVVPGQAVRSITSKEMPSSIQFGTAQAQQQYTGAIVVPTAAPSPIKQTSGSAGALSTSCSGGNLHGGISGSTHTMASQQPATGSQNQVHAQQQSTIRHKVHSGNVTPLATTPPGPNLTGGSGSQQFQRLKVEDALSYLDQVKYKFSDQPQVYNDFLDIMKEFKSQSIDTPGVITRVSHLFKGHPELIVGFNTFLPPGYKIEVQANEQGYAFQVSVSMPSPTATHTATLSQHHCTVNVGSPPVASPPTQPAKAPPVLQIMQGSGNIHHTLANSITTNSLTVHAPSPPPMPVYNNSHVSTAQAQAVSQALSQADGVSTGGQTQQSQPVEFNHAINYVNKIKNRFQGQPDKYKRFLEILHTYQKEQRNLKESGHMSGTSTGATGGTKHLTEAEVYSQVAKLFENQEDLLAEFGQFLPDATNQQGSLTNKTTSVNDHTAIVKKPIGIGKTPYNNSGTISRDVRESSGTTALERDNRDHRERERERDRSSIRDVNSGQKFGHSAGQLKRSPSFSTSATAGNSHHIQHGPPPLKKHKSVASIRDVTIAEAGKYGTLNDYAFFDKVRKGLRSQEVYENFLRCLVLFNQEIVSKSELVQLVTPFLGRFPELLRWFKDFLGYSPDSTATVATNAGNAVGVEAFPNNVVRSHQERPQGDLAMEIDYTACKRLGASYCALPKSYIQPKCSGRTQLCKEVLNDTWVSFPTWSEDSTFVTSRKTQYEEAIYRCEDERFELDVVIETNASTIRVLEGIHKKINRMSQEELQKFKLDDGLGGSSFTIHQRALKRIYGDKAVDIIEGLKKNPVVAVPIVLRRLKSKEEEWREAQKGFNKVWREQNEKYYLKSLDHQGINFKQNDVKALRSKSLFNEIETLYDERHEQGDDGNDGQGNSGPHLVLAYKDKSVLDDAANLLIHHVKRQTAIHKEDKQRIKLLLKHFIPDLFFHPRQELSDDERDDDDEKEDMNAAACNNSQSTAASSLGGLQANRSKAPVSPNTSSTSAKNDSDIKTPMHALSNDPEEAYTLFMGSNNWYLFLRLHHTLCERLTKMYDRAVALADEESKYKQQRKESTAVALRLKPKSEIEIEDYYPAFLDMVKNVLDGNMESTAYEDTLREMFGIHAYIGFTLDKVVTYAVRQLQHLVSDPICQQCMELLQREQRQPKENSGAGGLCATAYMRLGAELSYQRKAEKAMADENCFKIYIYKKDCKMTMELLDTEGDETMDSSCREREREGVAVTEKWSTYVERFSAPAGQTSPKDTPTLTENEPTTNHPVSSDQAARGGRGRKRKNTDISKKIDGSEWSTLGRISTGRKPMFMRRNIESYHKHAMHLMKEKRQAFINHTGKEPSDVPIINADPSQCRFDINNYTMIFVAQQDRLFYKYYSINRAKQSHPAVTKRIDSKFHHWHESWVSKNVTDVQHRLCQDWLLGRYENLIPHRTRVIADNDQTRSPYRQYNRYRVEHLETEP
- the LOC105285404 gene encoding paired amphipathic helix protein Sin3b isoform X8 encodes the protein MKRVRGLDEVASPPAKHSTVSAGSGLGGGGGSLEYHTSSGIGVVVPGQAVRSITSKEMPSSIQFGTAQAQQQYTGAIVVPTAAPSPIKQTSGSAGALSTSCSGGNLHGGISGSTHTMASQQPATGSQNQVHAQQQSTIRHKVHSGNVTPLATTPPGPNLTGGSGSQQFQRLKVEDALSYLDQVKYKFSDQPQVYNDFLDIMKEFKSQSIDTPGVITRVSHLFKGHPELIVGFNTFLPPGYKIEVQANEQGYAFQVSVSMPSPTATHTATLSQHHCTVNVGSPPVASPPTQPAKAPPVLQIMQGSGNIHHTLANSITTNSLTVHAPSPPPMPVYNNSHVSTAQAQAVSQALSQADGVSTGGQTQQSQPVEFNHAINYVNKIKNRFQGQPDKYKRFLEILHTYQKEQRNLKESGHMSGTSTGATGGTKHLTEAEVYSQVAKLFENQEDLLAEFGQFLPDATNQQGSLTNKTTSVNDHTAIVKKPIGIGKTPYNNSGTISRDVRESSGTTALERDNRDHRERERERDRSSIRDVNSGQKFGHSAGQLKRSPSFSTSATAGNSHHIQHGPPPLKKHKSVASIRDVTIAEAGKYGTLNDYAFFDKVRKGLRSQEVYENFLRCLVLFNQEIVSKSELVQLVTPFLGRFPELLRWFKDFLGYSPDSTATVATNAGNAVGVEAFPNNVVRSHQERPQGDLAMEIDYTACKRLGASYCALPKSYIQPKCSGRTQLCKEVLNDTWVSFPTWSEDSTFVTSRKTQYEEAIYRCEDERFELDVVIETNASTIRVLEGIHKKINRMSQEELQKFKLDDGLGGSSFTIHQRALKRIYGDKAVDIIEGLKKNPVVAVPIVLRRLKSKEEEWREAQKGFNKVWREQNEKYYLKSLDHQGINFKQNDVKALRSKSLFNEIETLYDERHEQGDDGNDGQGNSGPHLVLAYKDKSVLDDAANLLIHHVKRQTAIHKEDKQRIKLLLKHFIPDLFFHPRQELSDDERDDDDEKEDMNAAACNNSQSTAASSLGGLQANRSKAPVSPNTSSTSAKNDSDIKTPMHALSNDPEEAYTLFMGSNNWYLFLRLHHTLCERLTKMYDRAVALADEESKYKQQRKESTAVALRLKPKSEIEIEDYYPAFLDMVKNVLDGNMESTAYEDTLREMFGIHAYIGFTLDKVVTYAVRQLQHLVSDPICQQCMELLQREQRQPKENSGAGGLCATAYMRLGAELSYQRKAEKAMADENCFKIYIYKKDCKMTMELLDTEGDETMDSSCREREREGVAVTEKWSTYVERFSAPAGQTSPKDTPTLTENEPTTNHPIDGSEWSTLGRISTGRKPMFMRRNIESYHKHAMHLMKEKRQAFINHTGKEPSDVPIINADPSQCRFDINNYTMIFVAQQDRLFYKYYSINRAKQSHPAVTKRIDSKFHHWHESWVSKNVTDVQHRLCQDWLLGRYENLIPHRTRVIADNDQTRSPYRQYNRYRVEHLETEP
- the LOC105285404 gene encoding paired amphipathic helix protein Sin3b isoform X3 translates to MKRVRGLDEVASPPAKHSTVSAGSGLGGGGGSLEYHTSSGIGVVVPGQAVRSITSKEMPSSIQFGTAQAQQQYTGAIVVPTAAPSPIKQTSGSAGALSTSCSGGNLHGGISGSTHTMASQQPATGSQNQVHAQQQSTIRHKEQLCLQVHSGNVTPLATTPPGPNLTGGSGSQQFQRLKVEDALSYLDQVKYKFSDQPQVYNDFLDIMKEFKSQSIDTPGVITRVSHLFKGHPELIVGFNTFLPPGYKIEVQANEQGYAFQVSVSMPSPTATHTATLSQHHCTVNVGSPPVASPPTQPAKAPPVLQIMQGSGNIHHTLANSITTNSLTVHAPSPPPMPVYNNSHVSTAQAQAVSQALSQADGVSTGGQTQQSQPVEFNHAINYVNKIKNRFQGQPDKYKRFLEILHTYQKEQRNLKESGHMSGTSTGATGGTKHLTEAEVYSQVAKLFENQEDLLAEFGQFLPDATNQQGSLTNKTTSVNDHTAIVKKPIGIGKTPYNNSGTISRDVRESSGTTALERDNRDHRERERERDRSSIRDVNSGQKFGHSAGQLKRSPSFSTSATAGNSHHIQHGPPPLKKHKSVASIRDVTIAEAGKYGTLNDYAFFDKVRKGLRSQEVYENFLRCLVLFNQEIVSKSELVQLVTPFLGRFPELLRWFKDFLGYSPDSTATVATNAGNAVGVEAFPNNVVRSHQERPQGDLAMEIDYTACKRLGASYCALPKSYIQPKCSGRTQLCKEVLNDTWVSFPTWSEDSTFVTSRKTQYEEAIYRCEDERFELDVVIETNASTIRVLEGIHKKINRMSQEELQKFKLDDGLGGSSFTIHQRALKRIYGDKAVDIIEGLKKNPVVAVPIVLRRLKSKEEEWREAQKGFNKVWREQNEKYYLKSLDHQGINFKQNDVKALRSKSLFNEIETLYDERHEQGDDGNDGQGNSGPHLVLAYKDKSVLDDAANLLIHHVKRQTAIHKEDKQRIKLLLKHFIPDLFFHPRQELSDDERDDDDEKEDMNAAACNNSQSTAASSLGGLQANRSKAPVSPNTSSTSAKNDSDIKTPMHALSNDPEEAYTLFMGSNNWYLFLRLHHTLCERLTKMYDRAVALADEESKYKQQRKESTAVALRLKPKSEIEIEDYYPAFLDMVKNVLDGNMESTAYEDTLREMFGIHAYIGFTLDKVVTYAVRQLQHLVSDPICQQCMELLQREQRQPKENSGAGGLCATAYMRLGAELSYQRKAEKAMADENCFKIYIYKKDCKMTMELLDTEGDETMDSSCREREREGVAVTEKWSTYVERFSAPAGQTSPKDTPTLTENEPTTNHPVSSDQAARGGRGRKRKNTDISKKIDGSEWSTLGRISTGRKPMFMRRNIESYHKHAMHLMKEKRQAFINHTGKEPSDVPIINADPSQCRFDINNYTMIFVAQQDRLFYKYYSINRAKQSHPAVTKRIDSKFHHWHESWVSKNVTDVQHRLCQDWLLGRYENLIPHRTRVIADNDQTRSPYRQYNRYRVEHLETEP
- the LOC105285404 gene encoding paired amphipathic helix protein Sin3b isoform X1 yields the protein MKRVRGLDEVASPPAKHSTVSAGSGLGGGGGSLEYHTSSGIGVVVPGQAVRSITSKEMPSSIQFGTAQAQQQYTGAIVVPTAAPSPIKQTSGSAGALSTSCSGGNLHGGISGSTHTMASQQPATGSQNQVHAQQQSTIRHKEQLCLQVHSGNVTPLATTPPGPNLTGGSGSQQFQRLKVEDALSYLDQVKYKFSDQPQVYNDFLDIMKEFKSQSIDTPGVITRVSHLFKGHPELIVGFNTFLPPGYKIEVQANEQGYAFQVSVSMPSPTATHTATLSQHHCTVNVGSPPVASPPTQPAKAPPVLQIMQGSGNIHHTLANSITTNSLTVHAPSPPPMPVYNNSHVSTAQAQAVSQALSQADGVSTGGQTQQSQPVEFNHAINYVNKIKNRFQGQPDKYKRFLEILHTYQKEQRNLKESGHMSGTSTGATGGTKHLTEAEVYSQVAKLFENQEDLLAEFGQFLPDATNQQGSLSAMFQTNKTTSVNDHTAIVKKPIGIGKTPYNNSGTISRDVRESSGTTALERDNRDHRERERERDRSSIRDVNSGQKFGHSAGQLKRSPSFSTSATAGNSHHIQHGPPPLKKHKSVASIRDVTIAEAGKYGTLNDYAFFDKVRKGLRSQEVYENFLRCLVLFNQEIVSKSELVQLVTPFLGRFPELLRWFKDFLGYSPDSTATVATNAGNAVGVEAFPNNVVRSHQERPQGDLAMEIDYTACKRLGASYCALPKSYIQPKCSGRTQLCKEVLNDTWVSFPTWSEDSTFVTSRKTQYEEAIYRCEDERFELDVVIETNASTIRVLEGIHKKINRMSQEELQKFKLDDGLGGSSFTIHQRALKRIYGDKAVDIIEGLKKNPVVAVPIVLRRLKSKEEEWREAQKGFNKVWREQNEKYYLKSLDHQGINFKQNDVKALRSKSLFNEIETLYDERHEQGDDGNDGQGNSGPHLVLAYKDKSVLDDAANLLIHHVKRQTAIHKEDKQRIKLLLKHFIPDLFFHPRQELSDDERDDDDEKEDMNAAACNNSQSTAASSLGGLQANRSKAPVSPNTSSTSAKNDSDIKTPMHALSNDPEEAYTLFMGSNNWYLFLRLHHTLCERLTKMYDRAVALADEESKYKQQRKESTAVALRLKPKSEIEIEDYYPAFLDMVKNVLDGNMESTAYEDTLREMFGIHAYIGFTLDKVVTYAVRQLQHLVSDPICQQCMELLQREQRQPKENSGAGGLCATAYMRLGAELSYQRKAEKAMADENCFKIYIYKKDCKMTMELLDTEGDETMDSSCREREREGVAVTEKWSTYVERFSAPAGQTSPKDTPTLTENEPTTNHPVSSDQAARGGRGRKRKNTDISKKIDGSEWSTLGRISTGRKPMFMRRNIESYHKHAMHLMKEKRQAFINHTGKEPSDVPIINADPSQCRFDINNYTMIFVAQQDRLFYKYYSINRAKQSHPAVTKRIDSKFHHWHESWVSKNVTDVQHRLCQDWLLGRYENLIPHRTRVIADNDQTRSPYRQYNRYRVEHLETEP